From the Nostoc sp. PCC 7107 genome, the window CATTTGTAGAATGCACAAAATTGAGAGTTTTTGATGGATATGAATTCTAAGTTTTGTACTTAATCTTAAGGTGTAAAATGCGGTATATTTTCCTACCAAAAATCACTATTCTCCTCTTAATCTATTTATTCATCAAAATCTCCTGAAATTGTTGATGAATAAAACTAACATCAAGTGTTTTTACTTAATTATGGTGAAGCTTCCTCTACGTTTAATTAAATTGAAAAAAGACAGCGGATTTACTTACGTATAATTACTAAAAACTAAGTAAAAACTCGAACTGTTATTGACGTTAAGATAAAGTTGATGTAAAAACCTTTAAAAAGGTAGAACAACTTCTTACAGAAACTTTATTGTATAGAATCTTAAAAAATGAATAATAGTGATGGCTTACCTAAACTACTTCTGTCAGAAGAAGATCACAACTTAAGCCGTGAAAGACTAGCTAGAAAAAACACAGGAGATAGAAATGAAATCCATAATGGGATGAATTGAAAAAATTCTTAATTGCAGCCCTATGGATTAAAAAAAATATAAAGTTATGTTCGCTAAGGATAATTGTCTCTCACCCTGATGACCACCAAGTAAAAAAATCCACAAAACCATGAACTCGAAAGCATTACCACGCCAAATAAATAATATTGAAGTAGGTGTTTATGAGTGCGAAATACATCTCAAATTTAGATTGATTGAGGAAAAGAGCCTCTTAGGCGATCGGGAACAATTGTTGCAGGTACTACTAGATGCTTTGACTGAAGGGTCTGATGACTTTTTAGAGACCCTACAAGCTTCTGTTAAAGCTCAAGAGGTGTCGGAATTTAAAGCCTCACCTCAAATGC encodes:
- a CDS encoding Npun_R1517 family heterocyst differentiation transcriptional regulator yields the protein MNSKALPRQINNIEVGVYECEIHLKFRLIEEKSLLGDREQLLQVLLDALTEGSDDFLETLQASVKAQEVSEFKASPQMRRQLMRLRNAVDNTQ